Proteins encoded in a region of the Mercenaria mercenaria strain notata chromosome 1, MADL_Memer_1, whole genome shotgun sequence genome:
- the LOC123525263 gene encoding zinc finger protein 79-like has product MGDNMKEDTPQVDTACASLSADLSLLDELFPSLGNGESSANHFTNQLALLLNNLGSSDDEGSNGPNLYNPLQLSPPRLNEIHALATANLISQTQEAIMQEYNITNFDFEKSTHSDIAENEQLISKEMNFQDDSQVVCNTDQMHKLENIQENATPDVNNSSSSNVDNVDLVAETSRNFFKADSQTLNSLNGFGHDYVLNSTTKEDLNIDKTCLTKVKIKACDETFSMDKRKDDNFDVLKQQHEQHLRSQLISDHDLETQSAVYNISDSCSAAQNENVISLQSTNVSFINRIERNSDSSFHSSINRPPSDEESPPKLLMKRSLENLDHFDSNTYVEHTELTSDIKKSHEVLNYVLPPKKRHLECNKVPVTFTDNKSRLTGGSRNVHCNSLQNEAKARSNSCVSKELSSKENEKEKSILYICVICMKQFSNVDDLELHSSNHQQYICPYPGCVRTFTYRSHLSYHRQTHEGQKNYQCSECGKVFTKAQHLDVHMLTHREAKPFVCSVCSKSFTTAGNLKNHARTHSGERPYACDTKDCIKTFAELSSLKKHKVTHTGEKSFKCDICGKGFAQASSRSYHMKKHKEKM; this is encoded by the exons ATGGGTGATAACATGAAAGAAGACACACCTCAAGTAGATACAGCCTGTGCTTCACTATCAGCAG ACCTTTCATTACTAGATGAGCTTTTCCCTAGTCTTGGTAATGGAGAATCCTCAGCGAACCACTTTACTAACCAGTTGGCACTTCTCCTCAACAATCTTGGCTCCAGCGATGATGAGGGCTCTAATGGACCGAATTTATATAATCCTCTACAATTATCGCCACCTAGACTAAACGAAATCCATGCTCTGGCAACTGCAAACTTGATCTCTCAGACACAAGAGGCAATCATGCAGGAATATAATATCACCAACTTCGATTTTGAAAAGAGTACACATTCAGATATTGCAGAAAATGAACAACTGATCAGTAAGGAAATGAATTTTCAAGATGACAGCCAGGTTGTCTGTAACACTGATCAAATGcataaattagaaaatattcaagaaaatgcTACTCCAGATGTGAATAATTCTTCCTCTAGTAATGTTGATAATGTAGATCTTGTTGCTGAAACATCCAGAAATTTTTTCAAAGCAGATAGTCAAACTTTAAACAGCCTTAATGGTTTTGGACATGATTATGTACTAAACAGTACTACTAAAGAAGATTTGAATATTGACAAAACATGTTTAACTAAAGTGAAAATAAAAGCATGTGATGAAACATTTTCTATGGATAAAAGAAAAGATGataattttgatgttttgaaaCAACAGCATGAACAACATTTGAGATCACAACTTATTTCTGACCATGATTTAGAGACACAGTCAGCAGTGTATAATATTTCAGACAGTTGTTCTGCTgcacaaaacgaaaatgttataAGTCTTCAATCTACAAACGTTTCATTCATAAACAGAATAGAAAGGAATAGTGATTCAAGTTTTCATTCTAGCATTAATAGACCACCTTCTGATGAAGAAAGTCCACCAAAATTATTGATGAAACGTTCATTAGAGAATTTAGATCATTTTGATTCAAACACTTACGTAGAACATACAGAACTAACTTCAGATATAAAGAAGAGCCATGAAGTTTTGAATTACGTGCTACCTCCTAAGAAAAGACATTTAGAATGTAACAAAGTACCAGTGACATTTACTGATAACAAAAGTCGTTTAACAGGTGGAAGCAGGAATGTTCATTGTAACAGTTTACAGAATGAGGCAAAAGCTAGAAGTAATTCATGTGTATCGAAGGAATTAAGCAGTAAGGAAAATGAAAAAG AAAAAAGCATATTGTATATATGTGTGATCTGCATGAAACAGTTCAGCAATGTAGATGATCTAGAGCTTCATTCATCCAATCACCAACAATACATCTGTCCCTACCCTGGCTGTGTGAGAACATTCACTTACAGGAGTCACCTTAGTTACCACAGACAAACACATGA AGGACAGAAGAACTACCAGTGTTCTGAATGTGGTAAAGTGTTCACAAAAGCTCAACATTTAGATGTCCATATGCTGACACACCGTGAAGCCAAACCTTTTGTATGTAGTGTTTGCAGCAAAAGTTTTACTACAGCGGGAAACCTGAAAAATCATGCAAGGACTCATTCAG GAGAACGTCCATACGCTTGTGATACTAAAGATTGTATAAAAACCTTTGCAGAACTTTCAAGTCTTAAAAAGCATAAAGTCACTCATACAG GTGAGAAGTCTTTCAAATGTGATATATGTGGAAAAGGATTCGCTCAGGCTAGCAGCAGGAGTTATCACATgaaaaaacataaagaaaaaatgtgA